AGAAAGTATTTCCTATCCTACAGTAAGGGAGAATGCAGGGGATCTAAATAAAGATAATGTAATCGATATTTATGATGTAATTTTACTAGAACAATATTGGGGTACGAATAACCGAAATACTGATATCAACTTTGATGGTAAAGTTGATGCATTGGACTTCAAATTGCTTGAAGCAAATTATTTAAAAGAAAACGATTATGTATTGGATACTCCTACTGCTGTAAAGGAGTCTAATGGAAAAACGATTGAGTCTGTGAAGAAGAGTCTTGGGATAAATTAGAGTTGGGGTTTAATTATAGGATAGTAGATTAATAATATGAATGAAGCCAGGGGAGATCCCTTGGCTTTATTTGTTTTTATGATTATCGGTTTACATGGGTGGAGGGCTTTTTCGAACTTTATCGTTTTAAGTTCATGAAACCACCACTAAGTTTTACAAGTAATCGATCTTTTCCTATGTTTGCCAAGAATCACCCCCCTAGAACTAATTTCCTGTTTTTCTTACAAAATTTTAATGTGAATTTTAAAAATAGTTAATAATTTACCAAATTCCCCCAATAAATTATTTGCTAATTTGTCTATTTAATTTAAGCAAACATAATCTAGCAACTTTAATTTTAAGGGATTACTAAATTCAGAAGAAAGTTTAGTAAAAATGTCATATTTAAATGGTTTATAAACACATGAAAATCCCCCAATTTACTAATCGATACGTTGTTAGTAAAATCTGAATTGTGTTAATTTTCATTTTATTCAAAGTAGCAACAGCGTAAGGATTAGAATTTTCGGTAGAACTACGAGCTAGCAAAAAATTCACTTGTACAAATGTACAAAGTGGAATATTCCATTTTTTAGAGGAGGAAGTAAATTGAAAAAGCAAGTTACAACAGCGGTTTTAGCTACAGCTTTGGTCGCGGAATTAATTGCTCCAACAGCGAAAAACACTCCAGTAGTGCATGCAAGTAGCCAATCCAAAATCGACCAAGTGTTACAATCATTAACAGAAGAACAACGAAAAGCCATTCAAGATTTGTCACAAACATCAACAGAAGGTCTACAGTTATCGCCTGAAACGGATTTAACAAGTGAAAAAGAGATTTCTGTTATCGTAGAGTTTAAAAACAAACCTGCTAAAACAGCTAGTTTAATCGAAAAATCGAATGGTAGAGAACTGGCTTTAGAGGACGCAGAGAAATTGGTTGAAGATGACCATGCAGTCTTTAAGCAAGATGTAGATCGACTAGGGATTAAAGGGAAAATTTCGAGATCTTATAAGCAGGTGTATAATGGGGTTGCGATGACTCTACCTGCAAATGAAGTAAAGAGTTTATTGAAATCGAAAGCGGTAAAAAATGTTTGGGAAAACCAAGTCGTTCAATTAGATGATCCTACAACATCTGAAGCACAAGGAACAGCAGAAACTTCTGCTTATACAGGAAGTGACCCTCAAAAAACGATGGGAGTGGACAAACTTCAGAAAGAAGGCATTACAGGAAAAGGAATTAAAATCGGAGTAATAGATTCGGGAATGGACTATAATCACCCTGATTTAAAGGATGCATTCAAAGGTGGATACGATTTTGTAGATAATGATAACGATCCAATGGAAACGACGTATGATGATTGGGTAAAGTCAGGTATGCCTGCAAACAATGGCCGCACTTATTGGACGGACCATGGAACGCATGTATCAGGGATTATAGGTGGTCGACAGAAAAATAACTCGGTATATGCTATGAAAGGAGTAGCGCCAGATGCCGATTTATATGCGTATCGTGTGCTAGGCCCTTATGGAAGTGGAACGGAAGAAAATATCATCGCGGGAATCGAACAATCTGTAAAAGATAAAATGGATGTCATTAATCTCTCGCTTGGAAATAGTATTAACAGTCCTTTTGAGCCATCGGCAGTTGCTGTTAGTAATGCGGTTTTAGATGGTGTCACCGCCGTGTTAGCTGCTGGGAATAATGGATCAGCTATGTATACAGTCGGTTCGCCTGCTGCTTCTCCATTGGCGATCACTGTAGGATCGACTAATACAGAGGTATCACTTCCTGGTTTTATGGGAACATACAATTCAGGTACGAAACAAGGAACAGTTGAAACTCACTATTGCACATCGGGATTTGGCATTGAATCAAGATTGCTTAAAGGTCAAACGATTGAAGTGGTAGATGTTAATTCAGGAAAAGAGTCTGATTACGATAATATTAATGTCAAAGACAAAATTGCTCTTATTTCAACAGGGGATTTAACAATTACTCAAAAAGTGACCATTGCAAAGGCGAAAGGTGCTAAGGCTGTACTCATCTATGATAAATGGGGACCAGGTTATATATCGGACACTCTACAAGAGCTTCCAGGATTTATTCCGACTCAAGTTATCACGACAGCACAAGGGAAAGCAATGAAAGAATTATTAAAAACAGGACCGGTTACATTTACATTCAATGAAATAAAAGAAAAGGTAACGGCGTTAGATGATACTTTATCCTTCTTCAGTTCACGCGGACCTGCGCGAAGTACATATGATATTAAGCCGGAGATTGTTGCACCAGGTGCTTCAATTATGTCAACTGTATCTGGTCATTATCGAACGGATTATCCAGGGAATTATAACTATGCATACGACAAGTTTTCTGGAACATCTATGGCATCGCCACAAGTGGCTGGTGTAGCAGCATTATTACTTCAAGCTGATCCAAAGCTTTCACCAGGAGAAATAAAAAGCACCCTAATGAATACGGCAGATGCAATCCAGACGAAAGATAGCGTTTATGAAGTTGGAGCAGGACGAGTAGATGCTTATGAAGCAGTTCACGCTGTAACCTCCTTCAAAGTTCCAGATGAAACACTGACATTATTTAAAAATGAAAAAGAGAAAACAATTAAGGAAATCACAGGCTCACTCAGCTTTGGAACTGTTTATGCGTCAGATAACGACGTTGAGGAATCAAAAGATATCGACATTCAAAATAGAAGTAGTGAAGAACAACAGTATGATGTCAAAGTGAACTATCAAGCTTTTAAAGGTTCTCTTAATGCTGTTGACAATGGTGTTGTCTTAGAAACAGCTCCTTCCGTAATTGTGAAAGCTGGAGGAAAAGAAACACTATCTACTAAGATTAAAATACCTACAACTGCTAAAAACGGCACATATGAAGGTTATGTCACATTTGTAAATAAAGCAAATTCGGAAGATATATACCAAATTCCGTTTGCGATTCGAAAAGTGAAGTATGGTGTTAGCTCAATCAATATGACAACTTCATTAACCACAATCCAAGAAAACGGGATAACTAGAGCTGCTAATTCTATACAAGGTTCATTTACATTGAGCTCTCATATGAAAACGGTTGATTTATTCTTAAAAAATGCTGTAACCGGAGAAGATATGGGATTTGTCGGCAATTTTGATGGTACATGGATCAATGAAAATCAATCTGTCACAGTTGGTTTTAGTGGAAGCTATTATCCATTTACAAACGATAAAGAAAATCCGGTTTCGTATGAATCAAAAATGGCTGAGCCAGGTTCTTATCAGTTAAAATTTGTTTTTACAGATGATCAAGGAAACGAAACAACGATTGAGAAACCTTTCATCATAGATAATGAAACGCCAACAATCGAAACAGAAATTGAGCCTGGAATTGTCGAAATGGACCCAGCTTCTACTGTCATTTCAGTCAAGGGCAAGATTCATGATAAACAAATTGATGATCTGGTTGCATTAGGATTACAGGCGAAGCAAGGAAATAACATTTTAAACTATCGCTATAACAATAATCCTTTTGGACAACAGTACGCAGTTGATGAACTTGGCAACTTCAATTACAGTACAAACTTCTCAAGCGGTCAAAAGGTTCTGCCAATTAGTCTTTATAGTACTGACAAAGCTGGTCTTCCATCTGTGCAAAAAGAATTCTTTTTTGTTAGAAAAGGGACGAACTACATCTCTACAGTTGCTGATCAAAAAGAAGTTAAAACAGGTGATGTCATCAACTTTATCTCAAAAGCAAACAATAGCACTAGCTGGAAGGAAGCAAAATGGAACTATCAGTTCAATAAAGATTATTTAGCACTAGAGTCAATTCAAGTATCTGATGAACTGAAAGATAAGGTTTCATTAGAAACGACAGAAACAAGTAACGGAATATCTGTCACATTAAAGGCTCTACAAGGATCCATCTCTGCAAGTGAAATGCTTCCATTGCTAAATGTGAAAGCGAAAGTAAAAGATGATAAATTCATTGATACTTATGTAGCATTGGCAGTGACAAGCCCAACTTATACAGATGCGAATGGTATAAAAACACAACCGGCTGTTGCACATCCGTCTGTAAGAGTATGGCCGAAATATTCAAAACTACAAGGTGATATGAATGGTGAAGCAATTTATTACAGAGATGGCTATGGCCAGTTGAAAACTACTTATGTCAACTATTTTGCAGTAGGTGCGACAATTAAAGTGAAGGATCAAAACGGCAACACATATGAGGGAAAAGTAATAAATGACGCTAAATTCATTGTTGAAGGATTACCTACAGACCGTAAACCTTTAACATTTGTGTTCGATGTACCAGGTCACTTTACAGTTCAAAAAACGTTTACAATCGGCCGTGAAGGCGCTATTGGGGAACTACAAAAACTGAACTTCAAAGCTGCATTAGCCGGTGACGTAAATAAAGACAACTTGATTGATATTGATGACGCAGTCTACCTGAAAAGTCATTGGAAATCATCTGATCGCAAAGCTGATCTCAACTTCGACGGAATCGTAGATATGAAAGATATGGATTTTATCAAGAAGAATTATTTACAAGAAAATCCAACGGTGAAGGCAGACAAAACCCAAAAACAAAATTCTCATGGTCAAACGCTTGAGGAAATTATTGGTGGGTTAAACTGATTTTAGAGTAGCTCGAATAATTAATCGAACTTAATCGCAAAATAAAAAACTTTCACCAAAATAAAAAATCCCCTATTTAGTCGACACTTGAAGTAGGTCTACTATAGGGGATTTTTTAATATAATGAGAATTTGAAAAATGCGGTTTATCAAATAGTAGAAATCACTTTTTTTGTAAAGAAATAAAACAAAAAGATAAATTTATTTCTATTGTAGAAGAAAGCAAGAATAGAGTTACCAGCATGATCACATTTTCACAAGTCTAAAGACCTATTAATGTATAGTATATTTTTACTGTTTGTCTATCTTTTAATATGACTAAAAATAAATAACTTATGAAATTGGTCAAAATTCCCCCTATGTAAAAATCTAGTAAATAATGGTAATTTCAGCAGCATTTGCTACATTTCCCGTATTTTTTACATTTTTCTCAATTCCGCAAGAATGAAAATTCAATATTAATAGAATGTTAATAAACTTTAAGCTATTTAGTTTTTAATAATAAGTGTAACGTTTCATGAAAATTCCCCAATTTACTATTTTCAAAGATATATGTAATTTAGTAGAAGGTGGTAATTTTCAAAATATTTTTAAAATAGGGGAGAGATAAAAGACAATGAAGAAGAAGCTTGTTAAAAAAGCGACAACCCTTGCTTTTGGGGTAGGGTTAGTTTCTAGCAGTCTATCAAATCCATACATAAGTTTCCCAGCCAAAGCACATGCTGAAACGATTTCAAATTCTGAAAAAATCTTGGCTTCTCTGACTAAAGAGCAGCGAGACGCATTTGCAAACATTCAATTTACAGACAAACATGGGCTTCAAGGATTTAATGATGAAGATTTAAAGAGCGATGAAGAAATCCCTGTAATTGTTGAGTTTAAGACCATGCCTGAGAAAGTTGCTATTCTGGATGCTGCTATTAAAGGAAAGAACCTGACAGCCGAACAAGCGAAAAATAAAATTGACCATGAGCATGCTACTTTTCGTGATGATTTAACAAGAATGATGCCATCAACTGTAGAAAAAAACGGCAAATGGTCATATGAAATAACACGATCATTTAAATCAGCTTACAATGGTGTTACGATGACACTACCAGCAAATGAAGTAGAGACACTTCTTCAATCAGACTCGGTTAAAGCTGTTTATAAAAATACTATATTTAGTATCGAACCGCCAATCAACCCAGATGCTAGTGTTGAAGAATCTACTAAACGGATAGAAAGTATTCCATTTCTAGGGGTAGACAAGTTACATAAGGAAGGAATTACAGGAAAAGGTGTGAAGGTTGGTGTCATTGATACAGGTATTGATTATCATCATCCTGATTTAAAAGATGCCTTTAAAGGTGGATATGATTTTGTGGATAACGATTCTGATCCAATGGAAACGTCATATGATGATTGGAAAAAGTCTGGGAAACCAGAGACTAACGAAGGTGGATCATCCTATTATACCGATCATGGTACCCATGTATCTGGTACGATTGCAGGTCGAGCAAAAAATACGAGCGGTGTAGCTGTAGAGGGAATTGCCCCTGATGCTGATCTTTATGGATATCGTGTTATGGGACCATATGGACAAGGCCAAATGCAAGATATCTTGGCAGGAATTGATCGAGCAGTTAAGGACGGAATGGATGTGATCAATCTATCGTTAGGGATTGATGTAAATGATCCTAATTATCCTTCGAGTATGGCTGTCAATTATGCTGTACTTAATGGTATAACTACCGTTGTTTCAGCAGGTAACAGTGGCTCTAATTCCTATACACTTGGTTCGCCTGGTGCTGCTGCATTGGCATTGACAGTTGGGGCAAGCAGTACACCGATCCCTGTAGCAAAATATACTGGCACACTAGATGGTGTTTCAAACAAAACGTTTGATTTAAGCGAACTCTATTCAAACTTTACTTCAAATCTTAAAACATTTGAAAAGCAATCTTTAGAAATTGTTGATTTAGGTGTAGGGACTGCATCAGATTTCACGAATAAAGATGTTAATGGGAAAATTGTCTTAGTTAACACGGGTGGTATTGGAACGCAAACAAAAATTATTTATGCAAAAGAACATGGAGCGGTTGCAGTATTAACCTACAGCAATACACCAGGTGCAGCTCCTACAAACTTTGTAAGAGAAGATCAAAATTTTATTCCTACTTTTACAATGACCTATGAACAAGGAATTGATTTAAAAACACAATTGGCTGCAGGAAATAAAAAAATGACGTTCAAAGATTTTAAAGAAGTTCCCACAGGAGGAGACGAACTAGCGTGGTTCAGTTCCCGTGGACCTTCACGTACTAATTATGATATAAAACCGGAAATCACTGCACCAGGAGTAAGTGTCTTATCAAGCGTTCCAGCTTACAGCATTTATAAAAATAATCCATCAAATTATCAATTTGCTTATAATCGTATGTCCGGTACATCAATGGCTGCTCCTCATGTAACAGGAATTTCCGCTTTGTTACTACAGGTAAAGCCTAATCTTCAACCAAGTGATATTAAGACGATTTTGATGAATACAGCTAAACCATTATCAGGCAAGAATAGTGTATTTGACGTAGGAGCAGGTCGAGTCGATCCATATCGTGCTGTCCATACAGGAATGGAACTTCAAGTTCAAGATGAAACGCCAGTTAACGTCAATAATGAAAACTATGTAATAAAAGATGATACAGGTGGACTTAGTTTCGGTAATCATTATGCAAACGAAGAAACTTATATTAAAAAGACTGTAAATATGACAAATCTCGAAGATAAAATGAAAAAATTTGATGTAGATGTTCAATTTCAAACTGACGTCAATGGATCATTAGATGCTAAATCTAATGGGGTAACATTAGATATACCAAAAGTTATCCCTGTTCAATCCTTAAAAACAAAAAAGGTGCCAGTTACCATATTAGTTCCTGCAACTGCCAAAGCAGGCATTTATGAAGGCTATGTAACCTTAACAAACCAAGCTGACAAAAACGAACAATATCGAATTCCGTTTAGCGTTAGAACAATGGAAGAAGGAATTGAATCTACTTCCCTTTCTACAACTGCAATTGCACCTTACCATTTACAAGTGCTCCCATTTAGTGCTTCAACTTGGAATCAAAGATTGACGTTTAGATTAAAATCACCAATGAAATGGCTTGATGTAGTATTGCAAGATGGACAAACTGGGAAAGATCTTGGGTTAATCGAGACGATTTATACAGATGGATTATATGATAGTACGAATTATTATGTTGAAAGGATATTTGAAGGTAAATACAATGCGTTTACTGGAAATCCAGAAAACCCAATCTCCTCTCAACAAAGTTATGTAAAACCTGGATATTACAAAATTAAAGTGATTGGTACAAGTGAACGTGATCATACTTTTACAACGTATAATGATGTGTATGTTGATGCCAACTTACCGACGATGACAACATCTTTAGATGGAAATGAATCACCAGTGTATGAGTTTCAGCCAGGACAAAAAACGTTTCCTCTTCAAGTAAAGGTTACAGATGAAGAAGTAGCAAAGATGGTAGCATCCGGAATCGATGCAAAACAGTCGATCAACTCAGTCAATTATGCTATTAACGGAAGTACAAAACCTGTCCTTCCTGTTGGAGAAGATGGCACAATCAATTTAGATGTACCAATAACTGAAACGATCGCATTGAATAAATTTACAGTTAGTGGATTTGACGGAGCGAAAAATCAGACTCCTAAGAAAAATTTCTACTTTGTTAAAGCAGGTACTCCATACGGATATATGAAGTCGGATAAAACAAACGTAAAAATGGGAGATACAGTAAATGCCACTCTCGTACTAAATAACGTAGATAAATTAAAATCAGCAGAATGGACTCTAACTAACATCGGCAATAATTTTGAGATTGTCGATGCAAAAGCGAATAATGCTCTTGCTAATTACGGTACATCCGTTGTGAGTGTTGAAACGACTGGCAACACTTCCAAAGTGAAGCTGACGATGGATGGCACGAAAACAGTGAGTGGAAATACTCCCGCAATCAATCTGACATTAAAAGTGAAGGATACAGCATTTATAGTAAGTGCAGCAGTAAATCCAACGATAACTTACACGAATGATTTAGGTAATAAAACAACCCTCTCTTCTGCGGGAATGGAATGGCAAGTTCAGTCAACTTTCTCAGAATTATCTGGCTCAATAAGAGGATATGCTGTATTACTTAAAGATTACACAAAACTTGGTGGATCTCTTCGATTAATCGATGGGAATGGTACTGTATATGATAGCACATCAACCATTGGTAGAAACGGAGATTACCGTATTTCCAAACTGCCAATTACAGATAAACCATTCACTTGGGAAATGAAATTGCCAGGGCATTTTATGATGAAACGCCAAGTTCAAATTGGGGTCGAGAAGAATGGAACCATTTTGGGACAATCTCGTTCATACTATACTGGTATGGCTGGAACTTTTTTTGAGTTTGCAGTTCCTGGCGATGTGAATCAAGATAATGTAATCGATGTTCAGGATGCACTAGCAATCCAAAAAGCTTGGAATACTAATAACAGAGACGCTGATATTAACTTCGACGGAATTGTGGATGCAAAGGATATGAAATTTGTTATCGATAACTATTTAAAACAAAACCGTGATGTGGACAATCCACCGACAGCTATCCAACAAGTTGATGGAAAAACACTGCAGGTTATTTTGAAAGATTTGCAAATCTAAGCATAGATCTTTATCCGAATAATAGAGTTTTAGTTCAACAAAAAAGTAGCTTAAAAGAGCTACTTTTTTCAACAGCGTGAAAGTCCTACTATTTTTATTAGTAGGACTTTATTTTATACAATAGGGGGGAATTGATTATTTTTTAAAAAGTTTTAAATAATTTACATCGTTATTTTGAGTTGATTTTAATGATTTCAAATCATTAATAATTTTGTCATTATCAAATCTAATGTTATT
This genomic interval from Gottfriedia acidiceleris contains the following:
- a CDS encoding S8 family serine peptidase, producing MKKQVTTAVLATALVAELIAPTAKNTPVVHASSQSKIDQVLQSLTEEQRKAIQDLSQTSTEGLQLSPETDLTSEKEISVIVEFKNKPAKTASLIEKSNGRELALEDAEKLVEDDHAVFKQDVDRLGIKGKISRSYKQVYNGVAMTLPANEVKSLLKSKAVKNVWENQVVQLDDPTTSEAQGTAETSAYTGSDPQKTMGVDKLQKEGITGKGIKIGVIDSGMDYNHPDLKDAFKGGYDFVDNDNDPMETTYDDWVKSGMPANNGRTYWTDHGTHVSGIIGGRQKNNSVYAMKGVAPDADLYAYRVLGPYGSGTEENIIAGIEQSVKDKMDVINLSLGNSINSPFEPSAVAVSNAVLDGVTAVLAAGNNGSAMYTVGSPAASPLAITVGSTNTEVSLPGFMGTYNSGTKQGTVETHYCTSGFGIESRLLKGQTIEVVDVNSGKESDYDNINVKDKIALISTGDLTITQKVTIAKAKGAKAVLIYDKWGPGYISDTLQELPGFIPTQVITTAQGKAMKELLKTGPVTFTFNEIKEKVTALDDTLSFFSSRGPARSTYDIKPEIVAPGASIMSTVSGHYRTDYPGNYNYAYDKFSGTSMASPQVAGVAALLLQADPKLSPGEIKSTLMNTADAIQTKDSVYEVGAGRVDAYEAVHAVTSFKVPDETLTLFKNEKEKTIKEITGSLSFGTVYASDNDVEESKDIDIQNRSSEEQQYDVKVNYQAFKGSLNAVDNGVVLETAPSVIVKAGGKETLSTKIKIPTTAKNGTYEGYVTFVNKANSEDIYQIPFAIRKVKYGVSSINMTTSLTTIQENGITRAANSIQGSFTLSSHMKTVDLFLKNAVTGEDMGFVGNFDGTWINENQSVTVGFSGSYYPFTNDKENPVSYESKMAEPGSYQLKFVFTDDQGNETTIEKPFIIDNETPTIETEIEPGIVEMDPASTVISVKGKIHDKQIDDLVALGLQAKQGNNILNYRYNNNPFGQQYAVDELGNFNYSTNFSSGQKVLPISLYSTDKAGLPSVQKEFFFVRKGTNYISTVADQKEVKTGDVINFISKANNSTSWKEAKWNYQFNKDYLALESIQVSDELKDKVSLETTETSNGISVTLKALQGSISASEMLPLLNVKAKVKDDKFIDTYVALAVTSPTYTDANGIKTQPAVAHPSVRVWPKYSKLQGDMNGEAIYYRDGYGQLKTTYVNYFAVGATIKVKDQNGNTYEGKVINDAKFIVEGLPTDRKPLTFVFDVPGHFTVQKTFTIGREGAIGELQKLNFKAALAGDVNKDNLIDIDDAVYLKSHWKSSDRKADLNFDGIVDMKDMDFIKKNYLQENPTVKADKTQKQNSHGQTLEEIIGGLN
- a CDS encoding S8 family serine peptidase, translated to MKKKLVKKATTLAFGVGLVSSSLSNPYISFPAKAHAETISNSEKILASLTKEQRDAFANIQFTDKHGLQGFNDEDLKSDEEIPVIVEFKTMPEKVAILDAAIKGKNLTAEQAKNKIDHEHATFRDDLTRMMPSTVEKNGKWSYEITRSFKSAYNGVTMTLPANEVETLLQSDSVKAVYKNTIFSIEPPINPDASVEESTKRIESIPFLGVDKLHKEGITGKGVKVGVIDTGIDYHHPDLKDAFKGGYDFVDNDSDPMETSYDDWKKSGKPETNEGGSSYYTDHGTHVSGTIAGRAKNTSGVAVEGIAPDADLYGYRVMGPYGQGQMQDILAGIDRAVKDGMDVINLSLGIDVNDPNYPSSMAVNYAVLNGITTVVSAGNSGSNSYTLGSPGAAALALTVGASSTPIPVAKYTGTLDGVSNKTFDLSELYSNFTSNLKTFEKQSLEIVDLGVGTASDFTNKDVNGKIVLVNTGGIGTQTKIIYAKEHGAVAVLTYSNTPGAAPTNFVREDQNFIPTFTMTYEQGIDLKTQLAAGNKKMTFKDFKEVPTGGDELAWFSSRGPSRTNYDIKPEITAPGVSVLSSVPAYSIYKNNPSNYQFAYNRMSGTSMAAPHVTGISALLLQVKPNLQPSDIKTILMNTAKPLSGKNSVFDVGAGRVDPYRAVHTGMELQVQDETPVNVNNENYVIKDDTGGLSFGNHYANEETYIKKTVNMTNLEDKMKKFDVDVQFQTDVNGSLDAKSNGVTLDIPKVIPVQSLKTKKVPVTILVPATAKAGIYEGYVTLTNQADKNEQYRIPFSVRTMEEGIESTSLSTTAIAPYHLQVLPFSASTWNQRLTFRLKSPMKWLDVVLQDGQTGKDLGLIETIYTDGLYDSTNYYVERIFEGKYNAFTGNPENPISSQQSYVKPGYYKIKVIGTSERDHTFTTYNDVYVDANLPTMTTSLDGNESPVYEFQPGQKTFPLQVKVTDEEVAKMVASGIDAKQSINSVNYAINGSTKPVLPVGEDGTINLDVPITETIALNKFTVSGFDGAKNQTPKKNFYFVKAGTPYGYMKSDKTNVKMGDTVNATLVLNNVDKLKSAEWTLTNIGNNFEIVDAKANNALANYGTSVVSVETTGNTSKVKLTMDGTKTVSGNTPAINLTLKVKDTAFIVSAAVNPTITYTNDLGNKTTLSSAGMEWQVQSTFSELSGSIRGYAVLLKDYTKLGGSLRLIDGNGTVYDSTSTIGRNGDYRISKLPITDKPFTWEMKLPGHFMMKRQVQIGVEKNGTILGQSRSYYTGMAGTFFEFAVPGDVNQDNVIDVQDALAIQKAWNTNNRDADINFDGIVDAKDMKFVIDNYLKQNRDVDNPPTAIQQVDGKTLQVILKDLQI